A genomic stretch from Dissulfurispira thermophila includes:
- a CDS encoding sulfurtransferase TusA family protein, producing the protein MAVQTIDAKGLKCPQPTLKITAMAVKMKPGDILEVMADCPTFEKDVRDWCTRSKKILLWIRDEGGAKKCQIQF; encoded by the coding sequence ATGGCAGTGCAAACAATTGACGCAAAAGGACTCAAATGTCCACAGCCTACATTAAAAATTACAGCAATGGCTGTGAAGATGAAACCCGGTGATATTTTGGAAGTCATGGCAGACTGTCCTACATTTGAAAAAGATGTGCGGGATTGGTGCACAAGGTCAAAAAAGATATTGCTCTGGATAAGAGACGAGGGCGGAGCAAAAAAGTGTCAGATACAGTTCTGA
- a CDS encoding HD domain-containing phosphohydrolase, protein MSDTVLTIDSNKENNRGQISLKKILHKKNVIAIIQSIINSIGSPVTIQDADGAILLAAYEGSDESGRYPINAFGEVIGWAGGSSKIAPIASILSYIAQRELEIKNITHETLNKYKEITLLYDLSEKVSSCLNLNEAATLAVEQAKKFIECTGASLRLLNGDGKLETIATWGHEADTSPLIQIGHGIEGSIFTTGIAEIVNNVLSDARHADEEVNANSMICSPLKTKDKVMGTIKISSMSPINYTAEHLKILNTIASQTAAAIENARLYDELKETFLMAVITLAETIEKRDPYTGGHTKRVMQYSLAIGKVLALSDEDMTRLKLSAILHDVGKIGVKDTVLCKPGRLTDEEFKEIKKHTLYGEEILAHIKQFKDIIPGVKHHHERYDGKGYPDGLKGKDIDIAARIIAVADSFDAMTSNRPYRQGLSLDVAFEELKKHAGAQFDPDVVSAFFASDVMEAFFKGNTLKEIII, encoded by the coding sequence ATGTCAGATACAGTTTTAACCATAGACTCTAATAAGGAAAATAATCGTGGACAGATAAGCCTAAAAAAAATATTGCATAAAAAAAATGTTATTGCAATAATCCAGAGCATTATAAATTCTATAGGCTCTCCTGTCACGATACAAGACGCTGATGGTGCTATATTGCTTGCTGCATATGAAGGAAGTGATGAATCAGGCAGATACCCAATTAATGCATTTGGAGAGGTTATAGGATGGGCAGGGGGCAGCAGCAAGATTGCGCCTATTGCCTCAATACTTTCATATATAGCGCAAAGAGAATTAGAGATAAAAAATATTACACATGAAACTTTAAACAAATACAAAGAAATAACTCTTCTGTATGACCTGTCTGAAAAAGTCTCCTCATGTCTTAATCTCAATGAAGCTGCAACACTGGCAGTAGAGCAAGCAAAGAAATTTATAGAATGCACCGGGGCATCTTTAAGACTTCTAAATGGAGATGGGAAATTGGAGACTATTGCAACATGGGGCCATGAGGCTGATACCAGTCCGCTAATACAAATAGGGCATGGAATAGAAGGTAGCATTTTTACGACAGGAATCGCTGAGATAGTAAATAATGTGCTGTCAGATGCCCGCCACGCTGACGAAGAAGTTAATGCAAATTCCATGATATGCTCTCCGCTCAAGACAAAAGACAAGGTCATGGGAACTATTAAGATAAGCAGTATGAGCCCGATTAATTATACCGCTGAACATCTTAAAATCCTTAACACTATTGCATCTCAGACTGCTGCCGCAATAGAAAACGCGAGACTTTATGACGAACTAAAAGAGACTTTTCTTATGGCAGTCATCACTCTTGCAGAGACCATAGAAAAGAGAGATCCTTATACAGGGGGGCATACAAAGAGGGTTATGCAATACAGCCTTGCCATAGGAAAGGTGCTTGCCCTGTCAGATGAGGATATGACAAGGCTTAAACTTTCGGCAATACTGCATGATGTAGGGAAGATCGGCGTGAAAGATACAGTGCTGTGCAAGCCCGGTAGGCTTACGGACGAAGAGTTTAAAGAGATAAAAAAACATACACTATACGGTGAAGAGATACTTGCTCACATTAAGCAGTTTAAAGACATCATACCTGGTGTGAAACATCATCATGAAAGGTACGATGGCAAAGGGTATCCTGATGGACTTAAGGGAAAAGATATAGATATTGCTGCCCGCATTATTGCTGTAGCAGATTCTTTTGATGCCATGACATCCAATAGACCCTACAGACAGGGATTGAGCCTTGATGTCGCATTTGAAGAACTGAAAAAGCATGCTGGAGCGCAGTTTGACCCTGATGTGGTGTCAGCTTTTTTTGCATCTGATGTCATGGAGGCATTTTTCAAAGGCAATACATTAAAGGAGATTATTATATAG
- a CDS encoding response regulator transcription factor, whose product MRKILIADDEPHIRLLLEQTLEELEDEGVQLLNCDNGEDAFDIIKSENPNLVFLDIMMPRMNGFDVCHKIKNDLGMKDVFIILLTAKGQEFDKQRGADVGCDIYMTKPFNPDEVIEKAKEVLGL is encoded by the coding sequence ATGCGTAAGATATTGATAGCAGACGATGAGCCACATATAAGGCTGCTGCTGGAGCAAACGCTCGAAGAACTCGAAGACGAGGGCGTGCAACTGCTCAATTGCGACAACGGAGAAGACGCTTTTGATATAATAAAAAGCGAAAACCCAAATCTTGTATTCCTTGATATTATGATGCCCCGTATGAATGGATTTGATGTCTGCCATAAGATAAAAAACGACCTCGGTATGAAAGATGTTTTTATTATATTGTTGACAGCAAAAGGACAAGAGTTTGACAAACAACGGGGGGCAGATGTAGGATGCGATATTTATATGACCAAACCCTTTAATCCAGATGAAGTGATAGAAAAAGCAAAAGAGGTATTAGGGCTGTAA